Genomic window (Streptomyces yatensis):
CTGCGCCGAGGTGGCCGACCGTCCGTCGGGGTCGATATGGGTGAGCAGCTCGCTCGGGAGGAACAGCACGGCGCGCACACCGCCGTACGGGGACCGGGTGTCCACCGAGACGCTGAAGCCGTACCGCGAGGCCAGCAGGCCCACCACGGCGAAGCCGAACTGCGGCGGGTCGCCGAGCCGGGAGACGTCCACGGCGCGCTGGCCGGAGAGCAGGGTGGCGGCCCGCTGGACCTCCAGGCCGTCCATGCCCACACCGGCGTCGTCGATCACGATGCAGGCCCCGTTGTGCACCGGCTGGAGGCTGACCTCCACGGAGGTGTTGGGCTGCGAGTGGCGGGCCGCGTTGTCCAGCAGCTCGGCCACCGCGAGCACGACGGGCTCCACGGCCCGGCTCACCACGGCGACGTCGATCAGGGCGTGCACCTGCACCCGCTGGTAGTCGCGGATGCGCGACTTGGAGCCGCGGACCACATCGGTCAGCGAGGAGGCCAGCCGCTGACGGCCGGGCCAGGAACCGCAGAGCACGGCGATGGCCTGGGCGCGGCGGCCGAACTGGGCGTTGGCGTGGTCGATCTCCAGCAGGTCCCGCAGCACATCGGGGTTGTCGTGCCGCTCCTGCATCTCGGAGATCGACACCTGCTGTTCGTTGGCGAGTCCCTGGACGGCTCGCATGGACGCCTTGAGCGCCGCCTTGGCGGAGGCGTCGGCCCGCGTCTGGGCCTTGTCCACCGCACGGGTGAACTGTTCCATGACGGCGTGCAGGCTCTGGGCGAAGGCCGTACCGGCCAGTTTCTCGTCCCGCAGGCCCGGCAGCGGGCCGGGCTGGCTCAGCACATCGGCGATCGAGGGGAGGCGTACGTCGACGAGGTGCTGCACCTCCTCGTCACGGGAGCGCAGGCTGTCCTCGAGAGTGGCGTTGCGCCTGCGGACTCCGGCGGTGATCTGCCGCTGGCGGATCAGAAGCACCAGGACGACGAGAAGCGCGGCGGCCAGACACCAGCTCACCGCCTCCGATATGTGATCAGTCATCAGGAACCTCGTGCAGAAGAACGCGGGCGCGGAAGGAACGATTCAGAGCCCTGATGTCCCGTCCGGAAACGGAATACGGCGATCATCTTAGCCATGTCGTGACCTAGTATCCGACGCCCGCGACAAAGTTCGAACCAGCGGCAATCGCTCGGCATTTGTCATGTGGTTTCGGTGAAGATCCGGGATTTCAGGCAAAGATGAAGGGTTGCGACCACCGTTGGAGCGCCGTAACCCGGGCCCACCGTAGTGGTCGAGGCTGATCGCCAACAGCCTTTTCACCCCGCGTCCGCAACCGGAAATGATCGTTGCCCTTCCCTGTCCAGTTCGTTCCCGTCGCTTCTGCGATCACCTCCGACCGCCTCCTCCCATCGCCAATCATCACGGGAACTTTCCCGCTATGTCGTACGTCACCAGGTTCATCTCCCGGCCCTCGCGCGCGGACGGGAGAGCGGGCCGCCGGTACGGATACGGTGGGGACAGGTGCCACCGCGGCCGACTCCGGTCGTCCCCGGGCACCGGCATCGGGGTCCCGCCCCGCTGTCGCCCCGTAGGTCCTGGAAGGAAGATGTGAGCAGGGTGTTTGCGCAGGTCGGCACGGTCATCTGGAGTGCGGGGTAAGACGCATGCATATCGTGATCATGGGCTGTGGCCGGGTGGGCGCGGCCCTCGCCCAGACCTTGGAGCAACAGGGGCACACGGTCGCGGTCGTCGACCAGGACCCCACCGCCTTCCGCCGCCTGGGTGCGGGCTTCGGCGGGCGCCGGGTGACCGGTGTCGGCTTCGACCAGGACACCCTCCGCGAGGCGGGCATCGAGGAGGCCGGGGCCTTCGCTGCGGTGAGCAGCGGCGACAACTCCAACATCATCGCGGCCCGGGTGGCCCGCGAGATGTTCGGGGTGGAGAACGTGGCGGCCCGTATCTACGACCCCCGCCGCGCGGAGGTCTACCAGCGCCTCGGCATCCCGACCGTGGCCACGGTGCGCTGGACCGCCGACCAGATGCTGCGCAGGCTGCTGCCGTCCGGCGCGGAGCCGCACTGGCGGGACCCCAGCGGCGGGGTGCAGCTGGCCGAGGTGCACATCTCCCCCTCGTGGGTGGGCCACAAGGTCAGCGTGCTCCAGGAGGAGACCGGCGTGCGGGTCGCGTTCCTCACCCGGCTCGGCGAGGCGATGCTGCCGACCTCCGGGACGGTGCTGCAGGAGGGCGACCTGGTGCATGTGATGATGCGCACCGATGAGGTGGAGAAGGTCGAGGCAGCCTTCGAAAAGGGGCCTGAGGAGGCGAACCGATGAGGGTTGCCATTGCGGGTGCGGGCGCCGTGGGGCGTTCCATCGCGAGCGAGCTGCTGGAGAACGGGCACGAGGTGCTCCTCATCGACAAGGCGCCGACCGCCATCTCGGTGGAGCGGGTGCCGCAGGCCGAGTGGCTGCTGGCCGACGCGTGCGAGATCACCTCGCTGGACGAGGCGGCGCTGCAGCGCTGCAACGTGGTCATCGCGGCCACCGGTGACGACAAGGTCAACCTGGTCGTCTCGCTGCTCGCCAAGACCGAGTACGGGGTGCCCCGGGTGGTCGCCCGGGTCAACAACCCCAAGAACGAGTGGCTGTTCAACGAGGCGTGGGGCGTCGATGTCGCCGTCTCCACCCCGCGTCTGATGTCGGCGCTGGTCGAGGAGGCGGTGAGCGTCGGCGATCTGGTGCGGCTGCTCCGCTTCAGCCACGGCGACGCCAACCTGGTGGAGCTGACGCTGCCGCCGGAGGCGGCGCTGGTGGGCACCCGGGTCGGCGATGTGGAGTGGCCGGAGGACACCACGCTGGTCACCATCATCCGCGGCACCCGCGTGCTGACCCCGAACAAGGACGATGTGCTGGAGGCCGGTGACGAGCTGCTGTTCGTCGCGGCACAGGCGCGCGAGGAGCAGCTCGAGCAGCTGCTGTCCGTCCAGCGCCAGGACGCCACGGGCTAGGACGCACGCCACGGGCAAAAGACCGCGGCCCGGGCTCCCCTTGCGGTGAGCCCGGGCCGCGGTCCGTGTGACCTCTGTGGCCTCAGTGCCGGGGCGGCTGCCGGTCGGCCGATTCGGTACGGGCCTCGGACACGATCTGGCCGGTCCACTCCGAGAGCAGCGGATCGGCGACCTGGTCGGCCTTGGCGGCCTTGTCGGCCTGGGACTTCCGCTCCCGCTCGGCCTTCTCCTCGGCCTCCATCTCCGCGATCACGTCGATCGGCGGCGGGGCCTTGGCGAGGAAGATCCAGGTCAGATAGACACAGAGCAGGAACGGCGGAATGCCGAGCGCGACCTTGACCCAGCCGAGCTGGGTGGCGTCCCCCCACCAGTAGAGCGGGAACAGCACCGCCGACTTGGCCAGCAGAATCAGCCCCCACGCCCAGGTGGAGCGGGTGTAGGCGCGGAACCGGCCGGGGTTACGGGTGCGCCAGGAGAGGTTCTCCTTCAGCATCGGCCCGAGCAACACCCCGATCAGCGGGAAGCGGAAGATCGCCGAGAGAATGTAGGCGATCGCCAGCCCCAGGGTGTAGAGCATGCCCGGCAGATAGAAGTTCTTCGCGTCGCCGGACATCATCGCGAAGATCGCGCCGAACGCGACCCCGAAGACCCCGCTGAAGGCGTGCTTCAGGGTCTCCTTGCGCACCAGCCGGGTGAGCGCCAGCAGCACGGTGAGACCGAGCGCGGCGATCGCGGCGAGATGGATGTCGCGGTTGATCGTGTACAGCAGGACGAAGACCAGACCGGGGACGGTGGTGTCCACCATGCCCCGCACCCCGCCGAACGCCTCCAGGAGCGCGGTGTCCGCCGCCGCCCTGCTGTCGGCGGCGGCGCTTCGGTGCCCGGTCGGGGTCGTCTTGTCGTCTGGCGTCACCGGCTACTCCTGTCCGAGCGGTCGGAGTTCGTACTTCGGATTGAACAGCACCCGGCGTCCATGGCTCATGGAGATCCGGCCCGAGGCGATCAGCTTGCGCCCCGGTTCTATCCCGATGATGGAGCGACGGCCCAGCCACACCACGTCCAGCGCGGCGGTGCCGTCGAAGAGCTCCGCCTCCAGCGCGGGCACTCCGGCCCGCGGTCTGAGCGTCACCGTGCGCAGCGTGCCCGTCACCTTGACGATCTGACGGTCGCCGCAGTCGCCGATCTTGGTGCAGCCCGCGGCCTCCGCGTCCTGCTGGAGCTCGGCGGAGTGCAGCTCCTCCTGGGAGCTCGACAGCCGGTCCAGCATCCGCCGGAACCGGCCGACCTGTTTGCCGGACCTGTCTCCCCTGGCGGCCCCGTCGGAGGGGTGGGGTACGGAACTCATACGGCCAGCGTACCGGTGCGCCGACGCCGAAACGCCGTCCCCGCACTGATCGCCCCGCCCCCGCTCATCGCTCGAACCGGTAGCCCATCCCCGGCTCGGTGACGAAGTGGCGCGGATGCGAGGGGTCGGCCTCCAGCTTGCGGCGCAGCTGCGCCATATAGACCCGCAGGTAGTTGCTCTCGGTGCCGTACGAGGGCCCCCAGACCTCCTGCAGCAGCTGCTTCTGGCTGACCAGGCGGCCGGCGTTGCGCACCAGGACCTCCAGCAGATGCCATTCGGTGGGGGTCAGCCGCACATCGCGGCCGTCGCGATGGGCCTTCTTGGCCGCCAGGTCGACGGTGAACGCATCGGTCTCCACCACCACCGAGTCGTCCGGCTGCCCGGCGGGCTCGGCGCGGCGGACGGCCGCGCGCAGCCGGGCGAGCAGCTCGTCCATGCCGAACGGCTTGGTGACGTAGTCGTCCGCCCCCGCGTCCAGGGCCTCGACCTTCTCGTCCGAGGTCTGACGGGCGGAGAGCACCAGGATCGGCACCCGGGTCCAGCCCCGGAGCCCCTTGATCACCTCGACCCCGTCCATATCGGGCAGGCCGAGGTCGAGCACGATCACATCGGGATGGCGGGCGGCGGCCAGCCGGAGCGCGGTGGCGCCGTCCCCGGCGGCGTCGACCTCGTACTTGCGCGCCTTCAGGTTGATCACGAGGGCGCGTACGATCTGCGGCTCGTCGTCGACCACGAGCACCCGGTTCATGTGGCGGGCCTGCCTTTCCGTGTCGTTGTGGCTGACGTGGAGCCGACCTGGACCGGGAGGCCGGGGTCGGCCGGCGGGCGGCCGGCGGCGACACGCAGCGTGAGCACCATGGTCATACCGCCGCCGGGGGTGTCCTCGGCGGTCAGCCGGCCGCCCATGGCCTCGGCGAAGCCGCGGGCGACGGCGAGCCCGAGGCCGACCCCGGCGCCGCGCGGGGCGTCCCCGTAGCGCTGGAAGGGCTCGAAGATACGGTCCTTCTCCCTGTCCGGCACGCCCGGGCCGCCGTCGGCCACCCGCAGCTCCACACGGTCGCCGAGGGCGCTCGCGGAGACCAGCACGGGGCGGTCCTGCGGGCTGTACTTCACCGCGTTCTCCACGATGTTGGCGACGCCGCGCTCCAGCAGCCCGGGGTCGACCGCGACCATCGGCAGCTCCTCGGGGATGTCGAGGGCGACCTTGGCCATGGGGACGCCGACGAGCGCCATCGGCACCACCTCGTCCAGGTCGATCTCCCGGATGAGCGGGGTGACGGTGCCGGTCTGCAGCCGGGACATGTCCAGGAGGTTGCCCACCAGGTGGTCCAGCCGGTCTGCGCCGTCCTCGATGCCCTCCAGCAGCTCGGCCTCGTCCTCCTCCGACCAGGCGACGTCATCGGAGCGCAGGGAGCTCACGGCCGCCTTGATGGCCGCGAGCGGGGTGCGCAGATCGTGGCTGACGGCGGCGAGCAGCGCGGTGCGGATGCGGTTCCCCTCGGCCAGCTCACGGGCCTGCCCGGCCTGCTGGGCCAGTCGCTGCCGGTCCAGGACGACGGCGGCCTGGGCGGCGAAGGCGGCGAGCACCCGGCGGTCCTCGGCGGGCAGGACCCGGCCGGAGAGCGCGAGCGCCATATGGTCGCCGACCGGCATGTCCACCTCCGCGTCCTCGGGCCGTTCGGGCGCCGGGGTGCCGTCGTGGCTGCCGACGCTGCCCGCGCAGGTCCAGGGGGCGACGTCGCTCTCCCGCTCCAGCAGCGCCACCGAGTCCATGGCGAACGTCTCGCGGACCCGCTCCAGCAGCGCCTCCAGGCTGGTCTCGCCGCGCAGCACGCTGCCCGCGAGGAACGACAGTATCTCGGACTCGGCCCGCAGCCGGGCGGCCTGATGGGTGCGGCGGGCGGCGAGGTCGACCACCGAGGCCACACAGACGGCGACCGCCACGAAGATCGCTATGGCGACGATGTTCTCGGGGTCGGCGATGGTCAGGGTGTGGGTGGGCGGGGTGAAGTAGTAGTTGAGCAGCAGCGATCCGACGGCCGCCGAGGCGAGGGCGGGCACCATGCCGCCCAGCAGGGCCGCCAGCACATTGAGGAACAGGAAGAGCAGCACCTCGTTGGCGAAGCCGGGCCCGGCCTCGGAGGCGAGGGTGGCGCCGGTGCCGGTGAGCAGCAGCGTGAGCAGGGCCGGTCCGGCCACCCCGACCACCCAGCCCGCGATCAGCCGGGAGCGGCCGAGCCGGGCGCCGCGCGCCACCGGCAGCCCGCGGCCCTTGGCGACCTCGTCATGGGTGACGATGTGGACGTCCAGATCGGGCCCCGAATCACGGGCGACGGTGGTGCCCACGCCGGGTCCGAAGATGTACTGCCAGGTCTTGCGGCGGCTGGAGCCGAGCACGATCTGGGTCGCGTTGACACCGCGGGCGAACTCCAGCAGCGCCCCCGGGATGTCCTCCCCTATGACGTGGTGGAAGGTGCCCCCGAGGTCCTCCACGAGGGTGCGCTGGACCGCCAGCTCCTTGGGGGAGGCCGAGGTCAGGCCGTCGCTGCGGGCGATGTAGACGGCGAGGATCTCGCTGCCGGAGCCCTTGGCCGCCATCCGGGCGGCCCGGCGGATCAGCGTCCGCCCCTCCGGGCCGCCGGTCAGCCCGACGACGATGCGCTCGCGCGCCTGCCAGGTGGAGCGGATGGAGTGCTCGTCGCGGTACTGCTGGAGGTATTCGTCGACCCGGTCGGCGGTCCACAGCAGGGCCAGCTCGCGCAGCGCGGTCAGGTTACCGGGCCGGAAGTAGTTCGACAGCGCGGCGTCCACCTTGTCGGGCGCGTAGATGTTGCCGTGGGCCATGCGGCGGCGCAGCGCCTGGGGCGACATGTCGACCAGCTCGATCTGGTCGGCCCGGCGCACCACCTCGTCCGGGAGGGTCTCCCGCTGGCGCACCCCCGTGATCGACTCCACCACGTCCCCCAGCGACTCCAGGTGCTGGATGTTGACCGTGGAGACCACGTCGATGCCCGCGCGCAGCAGCTCCTCGACGTCCTGCCAGCGCTTTTCGTTCCGGGAGCCGGGGACGTTGGTGTGGGCGAGCTCGTCCACGAGCGCGATGGCGGGGCGGCGGGCCAGCACCGCGTCCACGTCCATCTCGGTGAAGGTGCTCCCCCGGTACTCCACCTCCCGGCGGGGCACCTCCTCCAGCCCGTGCATCATCACCTGGGTACGGCGACGGCCGTGGTGCTCCACGAAGCCGACCACGAGGTCCGCGCCCCGCTCGACCCGGCGATGCCCCTCGGACAGCATCGCGTACGTCTTGCCGACGCCCGGTGCCGCACCGAGGTAGATCCGCAACTTTCCGCGCCCCATACCCCTATTTTCCCTGTTGGACGGCGCCTGAGCTCATGGCGAGCTGCCAGCGGGCGATGCTTTGGAGCAAACCCCGTCCCCGGCCGGGCCGGCCCTTCCTTGACGGCTCCCTTACGGCCGTCGGCGCCGTCTTGACGCGCCTTTGACGCCCGGCCGCCCCACCCGGGGAAACCCCATGCGAAAAGCCGGTGGGCCGTACTCCGCAGAGAAGAGTACGGCCCACCGGCAGACGCTCACCTCGGGCCGGGCCTTACGCCGTCGGCTCAGCCGGAGGTGAGCGAGCAGCCCGCCAGGGCGTCGAGACCGGAGGGGGCGGTCGAGCCCTGGCGGGAGAAGGAGAGTTCGATGCGGTCGATCGTCGAGGCCCGCTTGTCCTTCAGCGGGCCCAGGATGGCGTTCTGCACGAAGTTGGGGCCGCCCTCGCCCGCGGAGGACGCCAGCCGCTTGTTGGCCTCGTCGAGCTGGGTCTGGAGCAGCGCGATATTGCGGTCCACCTCGGCCTGGGCGGCGGCCGGCACGCCGCTGATCTTCGAGGCGACATCCGGGCAGCTGATCGTCTGAGCGGAGCCCGCGTCGGCCCCGGAGCCCGCGTCGGCCCCACCGCCCTGCTCGGCTCCACCGCCCTGCTCGGCCCCGCCGCCCTGCTCGGCCCCGCCGCCCGCGGGCTCGGACGCGGCCGCTGTGGGGGTCGCGCCGCTGTCCGCCTCGCCGCCCGCGCCGGCGCCGGTGCCCGCTCCCGCGTCCCCGCCCGAGAGGGTGCACTCGGCGAGCGCGTCCAGCCCCGTCGGCTTCTCGGCGCGCCGCCCGATGGAGATCGCGATGCGGTCCAGGGTGGACTTCCGCTTGTCCGCCAGCGGGCCGAGGATGGCGTTCCGCACGAAGTTGGGGCCGCCCTCGCCCTGACTCGTGCTGAGCCGCTTGTTGGCCTCCGCCAGCTGCGTGTCCAGCAGGGCGAGGTTGCGGTCCACCTCGGCCCGGGCCTCCGCCGGGATCTCCGGGAGGGAACCGGCGACGGCGGGGCAGCTGATGGTCTGGGCGGCCTTGGTCGACGCATCGGCGTCGCCGCCGCCGTCGTCCTGACCGGCCATGGCGGCTCCCACCACGACGGCCGCACAGGTGATACCGCCGATCGCGCCGGAGACGAGAATTCTCCGGCGGTGCAGTAACGGAAGGCCACGCGACATCTGATCACTCACCTCGTTGAGGTCGGACAGGGGGTGTGTCTCGCGACGCGCCCTCTCCCCCTCGGAGCGTCACAAGGTCTCGCGCCCATGAGTACGGCCGGGGTGGCGGGTGTGTTCACCGTGTCGCGCGAAATCCCCGAAGCGGCCTTCCGGAAAACGCCGAAGGGGCCCGGGGCCTGGTGGCCCCGGGCCCCTTCGGGCCTTGTCCTTCGCCGTGCGGGACGGCGGCTCAGCGGACCTCGGAGATCTCCGGACCGCGCTGGAGCCGGTCGGCGCCGCCCGCGAACCGCGAGCCCTGCGCCTCGTCCTGCTGCACCCCGTCGGGCACCATCTGGGCGTCGTCCGGCAGCTTGAGGACGATCGGGTCGCGCGGGGCCATCGGGCCCTCACCGCGCACCACGACCGTGTCCCGGAAGATCGCCTCCAGGAGGCTGCCGGTCTCGGGCTGCACCGCGCCCTGCCCGGAGATCACACCGCGCAGGAACCAGCGGGGCCCGTCCACGCCGACGAAGCGGACCACCTGTACGCCGTTCTTGCCGTCCGGGAGCTGCACCGGGACCTGGGCGCGCAGCTCCCAGCCGAGCGGGCCCTCGACCTCGTCGACGACCCCGCCCTGCTGGGTGATGCCGGTGGCGATCTCGTCGCGCACCTCGCCCCAGATGCCTTCCTTCTTGGGCGCTGCGAAGCCCTGGAGCTGCACGGCGCTGTCCCGCAGCACCACGGTCGCGGCGACGATCGCGTCTCCCGCGACCTCCACCCGCAGCTCCATGCCCTCGACGCCGGGTACGAACAGACCACCGAGGTCCACCCGGCCCTCGCCGGGCTCGCGCACCTCGGATACGTCCCAGGGGCCCTCGGGACGCGGGGCCGGCGGCAGGCTCACCCGGCCGGCCTCCACGGGTGCGGCGGTGTCCTCAGCGCCGTCCGCGTCCTCCGCGTCCTCGGCCAACTCGTCGGAGGTCACGTCGAGCGACTCGACGTCCTCCTTGCTGCGCTTGCGGCGACGTCCGAACACGTCATCGTCCTTCCCGGTCGGAACCGACCGAAGCGTACCTATTCCCGCCCGTTGCCCTACCCGTTGTGCCGTCCACGGCGGCATGACCGCCGGTGGACCCGAAGCCCCCTTCGGCCCGCGCCGACCCGGGAAGCTCCGCCACCTCCTGGAAGCGCACCTTCTCGACCTGCTGGACGACCAATTGGGCGATCCGGTCGAAGCGCTCGAACCGCACGCTCTCGCGCGGGTCCAGATTGACCACGATCACCTTGATCTCTCCACGGTACCCGGCATCGATGGTCCCCGGGGCATTCACCATGGCTACGCCGCAGCGCGCGGCAAGTCCGGACCGTGGATGCACGAAGGCGGCATACCCCTCCGGGAGCGCGATAGACACTCCGGTGGGCAGAACCGCGCGCTCCCCCGGAGCCAGCTCGGCCGCCTCGGTGGTGACCAGGTCGGCCCCCGCGTCGCCGGGGTGGGCGTACCCGGGGATGGGCACCTCGGGGTCCACCCTGCGGATCGGCACGTCGACGGGCAGCGGACTCATGGGTTCACCTCGAAAGCGCGCGCGACCTTCACCTGATCCGGATCGGTGAGCGCCGCGTCGATCTCCTCCGCCCGGCCGTTCTCGATGAAGTGGTCGACCCGCACCTCTATGAAGAGGGCCTGCGCCCGCACCGCGACGGGGCCGTCCGGAGCGCCGATCCGGCCCGTGGCCGAGCAGTAGACCTTCCGGCCGTGCACG
Coding sequences:
- a CDS encoding ATP-binding protein, with product MTDHISEAVSWCLAAALLVVLVLLIRQRQITAGVRRRNATLEDSLRSRDEEVQHLVDVRLPSIADVLSQPGPLPGLRDEKLAGTAFAQSLHAVMEQFTRAVDKAQTRADASAKAALKASMRAVQGLANEQQVSISEMQERHDNPDVLRDLLEIDHANAQFGRRAQAIAVLCGSWPGRQRLASSLTDVVRGSKSRIRDYQRVQVHALIDVAVVSRAVEPVVLAVAELLDNAARHSQPNTSVEVSLQPVHNGACIVIDDAGVGMDGLEVQRAATLLSGQRAVDVSRLGDPPQFGFAVVGLLASRYGFSVSVDTRSPYGGVRAVLFLPSELLTHIDPDGRSATSAQDPEGAEPLHTLPSRRTRAPRRARQAQAAPAEPQAMPQAQPPAPAPAPAAAPAPAPAAAPQPSLGDDEATRVYGTTQGGLPKRRRRQAAATPPSADWSMGTGRAGAAASDDTGAHRARSAEETASRLGAFARGTRSGRADTQDSAPHHDEGNRQA
- a CDS encoding potassium channel family protein; translation: MHIVIMGCGRVGAALAQTLEQQGHTVAVVDQDPTAFRRLGAGFGGRRVTGVGFDQDTLREAGIEEAGAFAAVSSGDNSNIIAARVAREMFGVENVAARIYDPRRAEVYQRLGIPTVATVRWTADQMLRRLLPSGAEPHWRDPSGGVQLAEVHISPSWVGHKVSVLQEETGVRVAFLTRLGEAMLPTSGTVLQEGDLVHVMMRTDEVEKVEAAFEKGPEEANR
- a CDS encoding potassium channel family protein, with amino-acid sequence MRVAIAGAGAVGRSIASELLENGHEVLLIDKAPTAISVERVPQAEWLLADACEITSLDEAALQRCNVVIAATGDDKVNLVVSLLAKTEYGVPRVVARVNNPKNEWLFNEAWGVDVAVSTPRLMSALVEEAVSVGDLVRLLRFSHGDANLVELTLPPEAALVGTRVGDVEWPEDTTLVTIIRGTRVLTPNKDDVLEAGDELLFVAAQAREEQLEQLLSVQRQDATG
- a CDS encoding DUF3159 domain-containing protein, which translates into the protein MTPDDKTTPTGHRSAAADSRAAADTALLEAFGGVRGMVDTTVPGLVFVLLYTINRDIHLAAIAALGLTVLLALTRLVRKETLKHAFSGVFGVAFGAIFAMMSGDAKNFYLPGMLYTLGLAIAYILSAIFRFPLIGVLLGPMLKENLSWRTRNPGRFRAYTRSTWAWGLILLAKSAVLFPLYWWGDATQLGWVKVALGIPPFLLCVYLTWIFLAKAPPPIDVIAEMEAEEKAERERKSQADKAAKADQVADPLLSEWTGQIVSEARTESADRQPPRH
- a CDS encoding OB-fold nucleic acid binding domain-containing protein, translated to MSSVPHPSDGAARGDRSGKQVGRFRRMLDRLSSSQEELHSAELQQDAEAAGCTKIGDCGDRQIVKVTGTLRTVTLRPRAGVPALEAELFDGTAALDVVWLGRRSIIGIEPGRKLIASGRISMSHGRRVLFNPKYELRPLGQE
- a CDS encoding response regulator; the encoded protein is MNRVLVVDDEPQIVRALVINLKARKYEVDAAGDGATALRLAAARHPDVIVLDLGLPDMDGVEVIKGLRGWTRVPILVLSARQTSDEKVEALDAGADDYVTKPFGMDELLARLRAAVRRAEPAGQPDDSVVVETDAFTVDLAAKKAHRDGRDVRLTPTEWHLLEVLVRNAGRLVSQKQLLQEVWGPSYGTESNYLRVYMAQLRRKLEADPSHPRHFVTEPGMGYRFER
- a CDS encoding sensor histidine kinase, whose translation is MGRGKLRIYLGAAPGVGKTYAMLSEGHRRVERGADLVVGFVEHHGRRRTQVMMHGLEEVPRREVEYRGSTFTEMDVDAVLARRPAIALVDELAHTNVPGSRNEKRWQDVEELLRAGIDVVSTVNIQHLESLGDVVESITGVRQRETLPDEVVRRADQIELVDMSPQALRRRMAHGNIYAPDKVDAALSNYFRPGNLTALRELALLWTADRVDEYLQQYRDEHSIRSTWQARERIVVGLTGGPEGRTLIRRAARMAAKGSGSEILAVYIARSDGLTSASPKELAVQRTLVEDLGGTFHHVIGEDIPGALLEFARGVNATQIVLGSSRRKTWQYIFGPGVGTTVARDSGPDLDVHIVTHDEVAKGRGLPVARGARLGRSRLIAGWVVGVAGPALLTLLLTGTGATLASEAGPGFANEVLLFLFLNVLAALLGGMVPALASAAVGSLLLNYYFTPPTHTLTIADPENIVAIAIFVAVAVCVASVVDLAARRTHQAARLRAESEILSFLAGSVLRGETSLEALLERVRETFAMDSVALLERESDVAPWTCAGSVGSHDGTPAPERPEDAEVDMPVGDHMALALSGRVLPAEDRRVLAAFAAQAAVVLDRQRLAQQAGQARELAEGNRIRTALLAAVSHDLRTPLAAIKAAVSSLRSDDVAWSEEDEAELLEGIEDGADRLDHLVGNLLDMSRLQTGTVTPLIREIDLDEVVPMALVGVPMAKVALDIPEELPMVAVDPGLLERGVANIVENAVKYSPQDRPVLVSASALGDRVELRVADGGPGVPDREKDRIFEPFQRYGDAPRGAGVGLGLAVARGFAEAMGGRLTAEDTPGGGMTMVLTLRVAAGRPPADPGLPVQVGSTSATTTRKGRPAT
- a CDS encoding DUF3710 domain-containing protein, which encodes MFGRRRKRSKEDVESLDVTSDELAEDAEDADGAEDTAAPVEAGRVSLPPAPRPEGPWDVSEVREPGEGRVDLGGLFVPGVEGMELRVEVAGDAIVAATVVLRDSAVQLQGFAAPKKEGIWGEVRDEIATGITQQGGVVDEVEGPLGWELRAQVPVQLPDGKNGVQVVRFVGVDGPRWFLRGVISGQGAVQPETGSLLEAIFRDTVVVRGEGPMAPRDPIVLKLPDDAQMVPDGVQQDEAQGSRFAGGADRLQRGPEISEVR
- the dut gene encoding dUTP diphosphatase → MSPLPVDVPIRRVDPEVPIPGYAHPGDAGADLVTTEAAELAPGERAVLPTGVSIALPEGYAAFVHPRSGLAARCGVAMVNAPGTIDAGYRGEIKVIVVNLDPRESVRFERFDRIAQLVVQQVEKVRFQEVAELPGSARAEGGFGSTGGHAAVDGTTGRATGGNRYASVGSDREGR